The Streptococcus oralis region CCAATGATGCACTTATTTGGCCTGTTTTAAAGAAAGGAATATTGAATGATTGGATTGCTAACCTTTATCCTCGTTTTTGGGATTATTGTGGTGGTGCATGAGTTTGGACATTTTTATTTTGCCAAGAAATCAGGCATTCTAGTTCGTGAATTTGCCATTGGTATGGGGCCCAAGATTTTTTCCCATATCGGTAAGGATGGCACTGCTTATACCATTCGAATCCTTCCTCTAGGAGGCTATGTTCGTATGGCAGGCTGGGGTGATGATGCGACAGAAATCAAGACAGGAACTCCAGTCAGTTTAACACTTGCTGATGATGGTAAGGTCAAACGGATCAACCTCTCAGGGAAGAAACTGGATCAAACGGCTTTTCCTATGCAGGTAACCCAGTTTGACTTTGAAGACAAGCTCTTTATCAAGGGTTTGGTCTTGGAAGAAGAAAAGATTTTTGCAGTAGATCACGATGCAACGGTTGTTGAAGAAGACGGAACCGAAGTGCGCATCGCTCCTTTGGATGTACAGTATCAAAATGCTTCTATCTGGGGCAAGCTCATCACCAACTTTGCAGGTCCTATGAATAACTTTATCTTAGGTGTTGTTGTTTTTTGGATCTTGATCTTTTTGCAGGGCGGTGTTAGAGATACTCAGACAAATCTCTTTCATGTCATGCCAGAGGGAGCTTTGGCTAAGGTAGGTGTAGCTGAGACAGCTCAAATCACCAAGGTCGGCTCGCATGAGGTTAAGAATTGGCAAGACTTGACCCAGGCTGTGGAAGCAGATACCAAGGACAAGACTGCCCCGACCTTGGATGTGACCATTTCTGAAAATGGTAGCGAAAAGCAAGTTACTGTGACACCAGAAGAAAATCAAGGACGCTATATTCTTGGGGTTCAACCGGGAGTCAAGTCAGACTTTCTATCCATGTTTGTTGGTGGATTTACAACCGCTGCTGATTCAGGGCTCCGTATCCTTTCGGCTCTGAAAAACTTGATTTTCCATCCAGATTTGAACAAACTCGGTGGTCCCGTTGCTATTTTTAAGGCAAGTAGCGATGCTGCTAAAAATGGAATTGAGAATGTCCTCTATTTCCTAGCTATGATTTCCATCAATATCGGAATTTTTAATTTGATTCCGATCCCGGCTTTGGATGGTGGAAAGATTGTACTCAATATCCTAGAGGCTATCCGCCGGAAACCCCTTAAACAAGAAATTGAAACCTATGTCACCATGGCTGGTGTAGTTATCATGGTTGTCTTGATGCTAGCTGTGACCTGGAATGACATTATGCGACTCTTCTTTTAGATAATCGAGGAATATTATGAAACAAAGTAAAATGCTAATCCCAACGCTTCGCGAAATGCCAAGCGATGCTCAAGTTATCAGCCACGCCCTTATGTTGCGTGCTGGTTATGTTCGTCAAGTTTCTGCTGGTGTTTATTCTTACCTACCACTCGCTAACCGTGTGATTGAAAAGGCTAAGAATATCATGCGCCAAGAGTTTGATAAGATTGGTGCGGTAGAGATGTTGGCTCCTGCCCTTCTCAGTGCTGATCTTTGGCGTGAATCAGGTCGTTATGAAACCTATGGTGAAGACCTTTATAAACTGAAAAACCGTGAAAAGTCAGACTTTATCCTAGGTCCGACACACGAAGAGACTTTTACAGCTATTGTTCGTGACTCTGTGAAATCTTACAAGCAATTGCCACTCAACCTTTACCAAATCCAACCGAAGTACCGTGATGAAAAACGCCCACGTAACGGACTTCTCCGTACGCGTGAATTTATCATGAAAGACGGCTATAGTTTCCATGCTAATTACGATAGTTTGGATGTGACTTATGACGAGTACAAGGCAGCCTATGAACGTATTTTTACTCGTAGTGGCTTGGACTTCAAGGCCATCATCGGTGATGGTGGCGCCATGGGTGGTAAGGATAGCCAAGAATTTATGGCCATCACACCTGCTCGTACAGACC contains the following coding sequences:
- the rseP gene encoding RIP metalloprotease RseP — translated: MIGLLTFILVFGIIVVVHEFGHFYFAKKSGILVREFAIGMGPKIFSHIGKDGTAYTIRILPLGGYVRMAGWGDDATEIKTGTPVSLTLADDGKVKRINLSGKKLDQTAFPMQVTQFDFEDKLFIKGLVLEEEKIFAVDHDATVVEEDGTEVRIAPLDVQYQNASIWGKLITNFAGPMNNFILGVVVFWILIFLQGGVRDTQTNLFHVMPEGALAKVGVAETAQITKVGSHEVKNWQDLTQAVEADTKDKTAPTLDVTISENGSEKQVTVTPEENQGRYILGVQPGVKSDFLSMFVGGFTTAADSGLRILSALKNLIFHPDLNKLGGPVAIFKASSDAAKNGIENVLYFLAMISINIGIFNLIPIPALDGGKIVLNILEAIRRKPLKQEIETYVTMAGVVIMVVLMLAVTWNDIMRLFF